Proteins encoded by one window of Cylindrospermum stagnale PCC 7417:
- a CDS encoding HNH endonuclease, producing MVSEPTRRLIRKRAKFLCEYCHSPEYLSPDRFTIDHIMPQSLGGSDELDNLALACHRCNERHYNFIVGTDPKTQEQVALFNPRQQEWSEHFIWTKDGIKILGTTPTGRATSERFDFNDERRDEASIQVARRFWVEAGWHPPLSDPRQE from the coding sequence ATGGTGTCCGAACCAACTCGACGACTTATAAGAAAACGAGCTAAATTCCTCTGTGAATATTGCCACTCTCCTGAATATCTGAGTCCCGACCGTTTTACAATTGACCATATTATGCCGCAGTCCTTGGGTGGTTCAGATGAATTGGATAATTTAGCTTTAGCTTGTCATCGCTGTAATGAGCGTCACTATAATTTTATAGTAGGTACAGATCCCAAAACTCAAGAACAAGTTGCTTTATTTAATCCCCGTCAACAAGAATGGTCTGAGCATTTTATTTGGACAAAAGATGGTATAAAAATTTTAGGTACAACTCCTACAGGAAGAGCAACTAGCGAGCGTTTTGACTTTAATGATGAACGACGTGATGAGGCTTCTATTCAAGTTGCTCGTCGTTTTTGGGTAGAAGCGGGTTGGCATCCACCACTATCAGATCCTCGTCAAGAATAA
- a CDS encoding Uma2 family endonuclease: protein MHQTDPPRSPQEVLPTMYDLKSEDPEEPGLPDHFHLLQPRLLDETFHSPSYPSDKIFTASDMNLYYDSRQPIWYKRPDWFAVVDVSPLYQNGDLRLSYVVWQEGINPFIVVELLSPGTEREDLGQTLRDVEKPPTKWQVYEQILRIPYYAIFDRYTYTFRIFKLDGGRYAEVSLSDSRFWIPEIELGLGVWEGSYQNIQQPWLRWYDITGNWVLTPTEAERQRTEQERRQKERLIAQLKALGVEPDLG from the coding sequence ATGCATCAAACTGATCCGCCACGTTCTCCCCAGGAAGTATTACCCACTATGTATGATCTCAAAAGTGAAGATCCAGAGGAACCTGGTTTGCCTGATCATTTTCATTTATTACAACCACGTTTGTTAGACGAAACTTTTCATTCGCCTAGTTATCCTAGCGATAAAATATTTACCGCTAGTGATATGAATCTTTATTATGACTCTCGTCAGCCAATTTGGTATAAAAGACCAGATTGGTTTGCTGTTGTCGATGTTTCCCCGCTTTATCAAAATGGAGATTTACGCCTCAGTTATGTAGTTTGGCAAGAGGGGATTAATCCTTTTATTGTAGTTGAGTTACTCTCACCAGGAACTGAAAGGGAAGATTTAGGACAGACTTTGCGAGATGTAGAAAAACCGCCGACCAAATGGCAAGTGTATGAACAAATTTTGCGGATTCCCTATTATGCTATTTTTGACCGTTATACATATACATTTAGAATATTTAAATTAGATGGCGGTCGTTATGCGGAAGTCTCTTTATCAGATTCCCGTTTTTGGATACCGGAAATAGAATTAGGTTTAGGAGTATGGGAGGGCAGTTATCAAAATATTCAGCAGCCTTGGTTACGCTGGTATGATATTACGGGTAATTGGGTATTAACTCCAACAGAAGCGGAAAGACAACGCACAGAACAGGAAAGACGACAGAAAGAAAGATTGATTGCACAATTAAAGGCGCTTGGTGTCGAACCTGATTTAGGTTAA